In Pseudonocardia sp. DSM 110487, the sequence ACTCCGGCCCACGCCCCGGGGCCCTCGGCGACATCGTCGACCACCACCAGCAGGTGCGGCTCGGCGATGCCGGGGCCGGGGGCGCGACCGGCGAGCTCGGCGAGCCACCAGTGCCGCACGTCGTCGGCGTCCGCGGTGATCATCCGCAGCGGGCCGATGGCGTCGTGCCGGCGCGGGTGGCCTGCGTGCGGCAGCCACTTCACCCACTCCCACTCGTGCGCGAGCGAGGGCGGCGCCACCACGGCGAGCAGCGCGTCGGCGGGCGCGTGCCAGAGCGCGTACTGCACGACGACGGCGCGGGCCAGCGCACGCACCCGGTCGATCCCCGCGCCACCCGCCGGTTCCAGCCACACCATGCCGCTCGCCCGCAGCGAGAGCGCCACCGGAAGGTCCGGCACGACCGCGTGGCTCAGCAGGAAGCGGCGCAGCGCGAGCGCGGTGACCGGTTCGAGGCCGTCGACCGGCCCGGTCTGCGGCGGCACGAGCCGGGTGGCGATGCGCTGGGCGCCCCTGCCGACGCGGACGTGGGCGAAGTCGGGGTCGGCTGGCCTGCGCTCCCACATCCGGCCCGCCCGCAACACCGCGGGCCACGCGGACGGTTCCGGGTGCGACCACTCCAGCGCCGCGCGCTGCTCGGCAGCGATTCCCCGCACCCGTTCCCTGAGCACGGACAGGTACCGCAGGTAGTCGCGGCGGTCCTCGTCGATGCCGGCCGCGCGATTGCCACCGCCACGACCGCTGCCGGTGAGCAGCATGCCGAGCGAGGAGATCGCGAACATGCCGCCGAAGAGCCACGACGTCGGTTCGCGCACCCCGAGCACGGCGATGAAGGCCACCGAGCCGACCAGCATGACCAGCGGCAGCATCCGCTGCAGCACCCCGGCGGGAACCATCCGCTCTGGCTCGGGCGGCGGCTCGAGCGTGAGCTCACCGCCCGGCATTCGGGGCGGTGCCGGGCGCGCTCTACGGGTGCTCATGTCGGGACTCCACGAGTTCTGCGAAACGGCCCCGCAGGGCAGGGAGCGCTGCGATGCTAGGCAGCCGACGGGCCGCGCCGGGGCCGTTTGGGAGAACTCGTCCGCAGGGGACCACGATGCTCACCGCAGGTCAGGAGGCGGCGTACCGCGCGCCGTACTGCCGCGTCACGGTGCTCGCGCCGCGGGCGACCGTCGACGTCGCGCTGCCCGCCGACGTGCCGGTCGCCGAGCTCGTCCCGATGATGCTCGACCTGGTCGGAGAGCCCGTGTTCGGCGTGCGGCCGGTTCCGTGGCGGCTCACGGGCGCCGCGGGTGCGCCGCTCCCGCCCGGGGCCTCGCTCGCCGAGCTGGGCGTGCCCGACGGCGAGCTGCTGCGGCTCGGGCCGGACATCCCACCACCACCCCCGCCGGTGTTCGACGACCCCGTCGACGCGCTCGCCTCCGGCGCGGGCGGCCCGATGAGTGACGACCGGCGGTTCGCGGCAGCGGCTGCGCTGGCGGTGGCTGCGGCCGCCGCCGCACTGCTCGCGGTGGGCTCCGCCGACACCGCGGTGGTGCGGGCGGTGGTCGCCACGCTCGCGGCAGCCGCGGCGGTCGGGCTCGCGGCGCGGTCGGCGCGTGTGGAGCCGGAAGCCCACACCCACCTCGCCGGGCACACCGCGGCACTCGCGGCCGTGCCGTTCGCCGCCGCGGCCGGCTGGGCGGCGCTGACCGGGACCTCCCCCGCGGCGCAGATGCTGCTCGCGTCGGCAGCTGCCGGCACCGTGGCGGCCGTCGCCCAGGTCGCGCTCAGGGTGGTGGCACCGGCGCTCGTCGCCGTCGTGGTGGCCGCCGTGCCCGTTGGGCTGGGCTCCCTCACGGTGTTGCGGTTCGAGAGCCCGCCATCGTCGGTCGCGGCCGCGGTGGGTGCGCTCGCCGTCGTCGTCGGGCCGATGCTGCCGCGCATCGCGCTCCGCATGTCCGGGCTGCCCCGTCCGGTGGTGCCCGCCGACAGCTCCGAGCTCATCGCCGCCGACCGCGGTCCCGACATCCTCCCGCCCGACGAGTTCGCTGAGCGCTCCGACCTCGCACGGGGCTACCTCGCCGGGCTCGCCGGCGGGTGCGCCACCGTGGCCGTCGCGGGGGCGCTCCCGGCCGCGGCCGCGGGCGGATGGGCCGGGCCAGCGCTGGCCTGCGTGATCGTCGCGGTCCTCGCCCTGCGGGCCCGCGGTCTCGCCGACCCCGCCCCGTCGCGCACGCTGCTCGGCTGCGCGGCCGTCGGCCTCGCCGGGCTCGCGATCCTCACGGCCGCCCGTCCCGAGCCGCTGCCCCGGCTGATCGCGATCGGGGTCCTGCTCGCGGTGGCCGGGCTGGGCCTCGTCGCCATCGGCCGCGGCAGCGCC encodes:
- the eccD gene encoding type VII secretion integral membrane protein EccD yields the protein MLTAGQEAAYRAPYCRVTVLAPRATVDVALPADVPVAELVPMMLDLVGEPVFGVRPVPWRLTGAAGAPLPPGASLAELGVPDGELLRLGPDIPPPPPPVFDDPVDALASGAGGPMSDDRRFAAAAALAVAAAAAALLAVGSADTAVVRAVVATLAAAAAVGLAARSARVEPEAHTHLAGHTAALAAVPFAAAAGWAALTGTSPAAQMLLASAAAGTVAAVAQVALRVVAPALVAVVVAAVPVGLGSLTVLRFESPPSSVAAAVGALAVVVGPMLPRIALRMSGLPRPVVPADSSELIAADRGPDILPPDEFAERSDLARGYLAGLAGGCATVAVAGALPAAAAGGWAGPALACVIVAVLALRARGLADPAPSRTLLGCAAVGLAGLAILTAARPEPLPRLIAIGVLLAVAGLGLVAIGRGSATGSPVSRRAIDLLDVVLIAAAVPLALAAMDLFRLVRGL